A window of Acropora muricata isolate sample 2 chromosome 3, ASM3666990v1, whole genome shotgun sequence contains these coding sequences:
- the LOC136910628 gene encoding protein HGH1 homolog yields MADRIDQKSVQELLPFLSMDARVDVKAMALEYILGLSGSVSGKTLLKENDEYLGRILHLTRDTNVNICGDALSVLVNLSAESLISEKLLEYNFVETFLTYSLSPTSEHADKVAMILSNLTRTEKGCSEVLKVVKRNEDCCLNKIVEVLCKEKFNMHCKLHYLATFLSNLTQLQETRDFILDKDRCVIQRLLSFTTYDASLTKRGGIVGAIKNCCFETASHEWLLSEAVDILPHLLLPLAGPEEFPEDDMEKLPPDLQYLDDSKTREPDAGVRKMLLDALLQLCSTKRGREVMREQNVYVILRELFKWETDDEAKKTCGHVIQVLIGDEPETGLQDLKQVQIPEHIKFDDEQLSNTASDEQ; encoded by the exons ATGGCGGACCGTATCGACCAGAAGAGTGTACAGGAACTGTTGCCGTTTCTTTCTATGGATGCTCGTGTGGATGTAAAGGCAATGGCTTTAGAATATATTTTAGGGCTATCTGGATCTGTTAGTGGCAAGACACTACTCAAGGAAAACGACGAATACCTTGGGCGAATACTCCATCTAACCAGGGACACGAATGTAAACATCTGTGGAGATGCTCTTTCAGTACTTGTGAACTTGTCGGCAGAGTCATTGATCTCCGAGAAACTTTTAGAATACAATTTTGTTGAGACTTTTCTAACTTACTCTCTTAGCCCAACAAGTGAGCATGCAGACAAAGTAGCCATGATTTTGTCCAATTTAACAAGAACAGAAAAAGGGTGTAGTGAGGTGTTAAAAGTTGTCAAAAGAAACGAGGACTGTTGTTTGAACAAGATTGTGGAAGTTTTGTGCAAGGAGAAATTTAATATGCATTGCAAATTACACTACCTTGCAACattcctttcaaatttgactcagTTACAAGAGACAAGGGATTTCATTTTGGATAAAGATCGCTGTGTTATTCAACGTCTTCTGTCATTCACCACTTATGATGCTTCTCTTACCAAGAGAGGAGGGATAGTTGGAGCCATAAAAAATTGTTGCTTTGAAACAG CATCTCATGAGTGGCTCTTGAGTGAAgctgtagatatcttgcctcATCTTCTGCTGCCATTAGCTGGCCCTGAAGAGTTTCCTGAAGATGATATGGAGAAACTTCCCCCAGACTTGCAGTATCTAGATGATTCAAAAACAAGGGAACCTGATGCTGGTGTAAGGAAGATGCTTTTGGATGCCTTACTCCAG CTTTGTTCTACCAAACGCGGCAGAGAAGTCATGAGAGAGCAGAATGTTTATGTCATCCTCCGTGAGTTATTCAAATGGGAAACTGATGACGAGGCTAAGAAGACATGTGGTCACGTGATACAGGTGTTGATTGGGGATGAACCTGAAACAGGTTTACAAGACCTGAAACAGGTTCAAATACCCGAGCACATCAAGTTTGATGACGAACAGCTCTCAAATACAGCGAGTGACGAACAGTGA
- the LOC136911794 gene encoding uncharacterized protein, with amino-acid sequence MSDSDETICDDSGDRSRMSPSVLASLESIDPLDQNAKSNGESTTRNSCGSPEFLPPSKIQKLSEENEEEVKDESADLELQASQVDETGKSNAADRLKSMKDKHDKIEDLLVTLEANVRNGIALRNSPVFLEVKKLMTELKTQLSDFAQNQQQQRQKIVNSSCKSQRIHHEKEAQWTHKKKQKILKLASQQRELLKLLHCNKNLVEKVQTLKEMAKLHTKKVMPIIEVHHKSLETNLAQGETDKNIHQAASTKTRGSNLNQHGATTFVESQTARIFKQTQEQSTRRFNLESSSLNQSSSGTAPFHHQSSTQTVNPSTSQLTASPLFVRSQIPSASPNHTYAIPLYSTSSTTVSQTSIAKSLPTQQRAHNVILTAGQLYQVGDKQIYVLPHGLNTDIVSSMTATQVDQKPQGKSEAISQTKTVSAGAKETSSSLVTSVVKSTPRFTLSRASNFILPSQTQVTQWHPTCISPVTYTGVTAPLSSTPAPRNNIASALPKDDTQSQPSTSSAVYQNTCTDLSVRSHSASQGIKQSTNENNVFETNENNAMPLLQNSGRIEFQHTKHSFLQSTNTTSPSNSKLPAVQTKSTSHTHQRKNSFGSDNPDLKSLLSHKVIESGSQVLSVEFEGRKFEASLRANGLIESAGGETFRNPMAWMRAVTGSWNTIKQSLAYKMVHYKGTPLALFTLPASTEKEPTKSRARLNDTETLATTGDVQPKIREPDGLIACWDDMAQLLTNCRIMPIGFNELVPMDSFLPANFWESDNEADISQSFLQELDF; translated from the exons ATGAGCGATAGCGACGAAACCATCTGTGATGACAGCGGAGATCGATCACGGATGTCACCGTCCGTACTAGCTTCTTTAGAAAG CATAGATCCTTTGGATCAAAATGCCAAATCCAATGGTGAAAGTACTACACGCAATAGTTGTGGTTCCCCAGAATTTCTCCCTCCAAGTAAAATTCAGAAACTATCTgaagaaaatgaagaggaaGTAAAAGACGAATCAGCTGACCTGGAGTTACAAGCTTCGCAAGtggatgaaacaggaaaatctAACGCAGCAGATCGTTTGAAGTCGATGAAAGACAAACACGATAAAATTGAAGACCTACTGGTGACACTCGAGGCAAATGTCAGAAACG GCATTGCCCTGAGAAACAGCCCAGTCTTTTTAGAAGTCAAGAAGCTTATGACAGAACTTAAAACCCAGTTGTCTGATTTTGCACAGAATCAGCAGcagcaaagacaaaaaattgtAAACTCCAGTTGTAAGTCACAACGTATCCATCACGAAAAGGAGGCTCAGTGGACACACAAAAAGAAGCAGAAGATACTTAAGCTTGCATCCCAACAAAGGGAGTTGTTAAAATTGTTGCACTGTAACAAAAACCTAGTTGAAAAGGTACAAACGTTAAAAGAGATGGCTAAATTACATACAAAGAAAGTAATGCCAATTATAGAAGTGCATCATAAATCTCTAGAGACAAACTTGGCACAAGGTGAGACAGATAAGAATATCCATCAAGCAGCTTCAACCAAAACTAGAGGTTCAAATTTGAATCAACATGGAGCCACAACATTTGTTGAAAGCCAAACAGCCAGAATATTCAAGCAGACACAAGAACAATCTACCAGAAGATTTAACCTAGAATCTAGTTCTTTAAATCAGTCTTCCAGTGGTACTGCCCCTTTTCATCATCAGTCAAGTACACAAACAGTTAATCCTTCCACTTCTCAATTAACTGCAAGTCCATTGTTTGTAAGATCACAAATTCCATCAGCATCTCCGAATCACACATATGCAATACCACTATACAGCACTTCAAGTACAACTGTATCTCAAACTTCAATAGCCAAGTCATTGCCAACTCAACAAAGGGCTCACAATGTCATTTTAACAGCAGGACAACTATATCAGGTTGGTGATAAGCAAATTTATGTTTTACCACATGGTTTGAATACAGATATTGTATCTTCAATGACTGCCACACAAGTTGACCAGAAGCCTCAAGGAAAATCAGAAGCTATATCGCAAACCAAAACAGTATCTGCAGGGGCAAAGGAAACTTCTTCATCACTTGTTACAAGTGTAGTGAAATCAACACCAAGGTTCACTCTGAGCAGAGCAAGCAACTTCATATTGCCTTCACAAACCCAAGTAACTCAGTGGCACCCCACCTGTATCTCGCCAGTAACCTACACTGGGGTAACAGCCCCTCTATCCTCGACCCCTGCCCCAAGGAACAACATTGCATCTGCATTGCCAAAAGATGATACACAATCACAACCAAGTACAAGCTCAGCTGTCTATCAAAATACATGCACTGATCTCTCTGTAAGGTCACACTCTGCAAGTCAAGGAATCAAGCAATcaacaaatgaaaacaatgttttTGAGACTAATGAGAATAATGCAATGCCCCTGTTGCAGAATAGTGGAAGGATAGAGTTTCAGCacacaaaacacagcttcttaCAATCAACAAACACAACTTCACCCAGCAATTCAAAGCTTCCC GCAGTGCAAACCAAAAGCACAAGTCATACACACCAAAGGAAGAACTCTTTTGGTTCAGACAATCCAGACTTAAAAAGCCTTCTGAGTCACAAAGTCATTGAATCAGGGTCTCAAGTTCTTTCAGTGGAGTTTGAG GGACGGAAGTTTGAGGCATCACTTAGGGCAAATGGTTTGATAGAATCAGCTGGAGGAGAGACATTTCGTAACCCAATGGCATGGATGAGAGCAGTGACTGGAAGCTGGAACACCATCAAACAATCACTAGCTTACAAGATG GTCCATTACAAAGGAACACCACTAGCTTTGTTTACGTTACCTGCATCTACAGAGAAAG AGCCCACCAAGTCTAGAGCCAGACTTAATGATACTGAGACATTAGCCACAACAGGGGATGTACAACCAAAGATCAGGGAACCAGATGGACTCATAGCATGCTGGGATGATATGGCTCAGCTTCTAACAAATTGCAGGATAATGCCTATTGGTTTTAATGAACTTGTTCCTATGGATAGTTTTTTACCTGCAAATTTTTGGGAATCAGATAATGAGGCAGACATATCTCAATCTTTCCTGCAGGAATTAGATTTCTGA
- the LOC136910629 gene encoding uncharacterized protein: MAKHHVMLSYQWNTQKLVEEVYKGLRHIGINAWMDVHDGISGNINDSMARGVDNAAVVCCFMTSDYFSSKNCKKELNYADAQSKSIVPVMCERGFKAQGWLGIITAGLLWIDFREGTVFENSLTSLVKEVVNALDSNVPETAIRLSQSEMPKEAASARVPEVHIEKKPGRAFLHKLTGKFLAESGQVKFHPASGSRSTLVLRDKAEDTSYWVEGRQSKSEIHFFKNYATNGYLGYDPNGDYIYTKAQHYGAEEWILKADEQSSDGRRGVVLFANFGKKYLAIRDGKLTGVSKYSEDCIWILD, translated from the exons ATGGCAAAACATCACGTGATGTTGTCTTATCAATGGAACACCCAAAAATTAGTGGAAGAAGTTTACAAAGGATTACGTCATATCGGAATCAATGCCTGGATGGATGTGCACGACGGAATCTCAGGAAATATAAATGACAG TATGGCTCGGGGAGTGGACAATGCCGCCGTCGTTTGCTGTTTTATGACAAGTGACTATTTT agcTCTAAGAACTGCAAAAAAGAATTAAACTACGCAGACGCCCaatcaaaatccattgtacccGTAATGTGTGAAAGAGGGTTCAAAGCACAAGGATGGCTTGGTATCATTACTGCCGGTCTGTTGTGGATCGATTTCAG AGAAGGGACTGTGTTCGAAAATTCTCTGACATCCCTGGTAAAGGAAGTTGTCAACGCCTTGGATTCGAATGTACCGGAGACAGCGATAAGACTGAGCCAATCTGAAATGCCGAAAGAAGCTGCTTCAGCGCGGGTTCCCGAGGTTCACATTGAAAAGAAACCTGGAAGAGCTTTCTTACACAAACTTACAGGAAAGTTTTTAGCAGAGTCAG GCCAAGTGAAGTTTCACCCCGCGAGTGGTAGTCGCAGTACTTTGGTCTTGCGGGACAAAGCTGAAGACACGAGTTACTGGGTTGAAGGAAGACAATCGAAGAGCGAGATACATTTTTTCAAGAACTATGCGACAAATGGATACTTGG GCTATGACCCCAATGGTGATTATATCTATACAAAGGCTCAGCATTATGGTGCAGAGGAATGGATACTAAAAGCTGATGAACAATCCTCCGATGGTCGCCGTGGCGTGGTGCTGTTCGCAAACTTCGGAAAGAAGTACTTAGCAATTCGGGATGGAAAACTCACTGGAGTGTCGAAGTACTCTGAAGATTGCATCTGGATTCTTGACTAG